The Chrysemys picta bellii isolate R12L10 chromosome 24, ASM1138683v2, whole genome shotgun sequence genomic interval tatgctaaacatttgtatgccccttcatgcttcaatttcTAGATTGCACTATtggtttttttactgtgcaaataataataatacaggtgcccctccccccatcacactgctccactgctgctcccacctCCTGGCCGCCGCCCCCACCAAGCTGCCTGCCCACTGTCTGCTGCGCAGAGCAGGGGTAGGAGtggggggctgatgtcagggtgtcctcgATCTGGTAGCTGCTGAGCTGGGATTGGGGAACGGGGGCACCTGTCTGCTGTTGCCATTGGCTCAGGAGTGAAGCCTGGACACTTGGGTTCCCTGCCTTCTCAggccggggagggggtgtggcccgGGGCTACAGGAGGACGATGCTTGTCCAGACTGACTACAGGTCTCTGTCACTGACCCCATTGCTCTAAGGGATGAGATTCCCTGGGGGTCCCAACATCGGGGGAGCTTCGGGAGCAGCCTGCAGGGTGAGCCCTGCCAGTGTGTGCAGAGCCCAGTCCAGGTGCCCCCGGGGAGTGTGGGTAGGAGAGGGAGTcgccccagctggggggcagacaggccCATTGGTGAGAGGCTGCGTTgccccagactcacggctgctccctgctcagttccaggatggatgTACTGAGGAGGATTCTCAGGAGAAAGGCTccgcaggtggccccagagccagaggggggcagctgccagcatccccagacagagagccgcccctccatccccatggcaTGGGAAGCAGCTCCCGGCCACCCCAGGAGATGCTTGTTCACCAGGAGGAAACCAGCTCCCAGGGCTGGTGCCGAGCGGAGAGAGACGACATCCAGGCCGAGATGGAGGTGGCCCAAGTTcagtctgggcaggcaggacacAGCCCACGGGAGGAAccaggcaaggcagctctgggttTGCTTCTGCTGGAAGGCCAGCCCTCAGCCCAGCCGCgtgggccagcaggaggcatccccagggcaggagctgggggatcGCTGCCCCAGCAGCTCAACTGGTGCCGGAGGGGAGAGCAGCCGCTCCCTGGAGGCTCCCTGCAACACGGAGGCCGAGTGCTCCTCCACTGCAGGTGAGGAGACtccctgggcatggggaggagcaaggggcCATTAACACCCAGTCACTCTGTCCGAGTCATTGGGGGGATCCCAGCCCAgcggtctggcctgagccacgtgaGCCCAATGACGTCAGTGGGAGTCACAGAGCCACCCCCtgcagtggggcatggggggagctgctgggaagtGGGTCCCTGATGCTTTGGGGCAACTCCCAGGAAGGATGGGACAGTGAAGGGCCCCATCTGTCATGGAGCCATAGGGCTGAgggtctctgggaggggcagtgtggggatctctctgccatggggccctggggctgagaggtctgtgggaggggcagtgtggggatttCTCTGCCATGGGGTCCTGGGGCTGAGAggtctgtgggaggggcagtgtggggatttCTCTGCCATGGGGTCCTGGGGCTGAGAggtctgtgggaggggcagtgtggggatttCTCTGCCTTTGGGTGCTTACATGGGAGGGGGAAACATTAAATCTTCTCTCCCTATCCCTTCACACCCCtgtccttcctcttccctcctccccagcaagaGTCACTCTCTGCCCTTGTCTCTCTGACGCAGAGATCCCCACGGACCAGTCAGAGAAGAAGGACCTTGCCCCTGaggaaaaggcagaggaggatgaagatcgggccacagaaggagaggaagaggaggaagacctagagacagaggaggaggagaagcaggaagaggaagtcctgaccacagaaaaagaggaggaggtggaggacctAGCCATAAAAGAGGAGGAGGACATgaccacagaggaggaggaagacctggacacagtggagaaggagaacctgtctgcagaagaggaagaagaggaggaggaggaggagaatttgtcagcagaagaggaggaggaagagcagagaacgtgtctgcagaagaggaggaggaaaacctgtctacagaggaggaggagaatttgtcagcagaagaggaggaggaggagctctccatagacgaggaagaggacttgaccacagagaaggaggaggaagaagaaggtaaaggaagaggaagagaaggacgtgGCCCTGGTGGAGGAACATCTGATCATGgagcaaaaggaagaagagaaggatctggccatggagcaggaagaggagcacctgcctatggaggaagaggagaaggcccaggccacagaggaggacaaggaggacctggaccaggaggaggagaaggaatagGACCCAGTAATGGAGGACGACgaggatgtggccatgcaggagaaagaagagaaggaagaggaggtactggctatggaggaaaaggaagtggAAGAGGATTAGGAATTGGccacggagaaggagcaggaggaagaggacttggtcacagaggaggaggaggaggatgtggccatgcagggggaagaagaagaggcgGAAGAGGAGGTAGAGGACCTGGCTATAGACTAGGAGGACCCAGGAATGGAGGAGGACGAGGATGTGCTGATgcaggggggggaagaagagaaggaggtggacctggccatggaggaggaggacaagaGGACCTGGCCAGAGAGGAAAACGAGAAGGAGGAAAAGGACGAGGAAAACCTAGCCAcggagaaggagagggaggacCTGGCTGTAGAGGAGGAAGTGGAGGACTGGGAGGACTTTGCCATGGGAAT includes:
- the LOC135977346 gene encoding histone acetyltransferase KAT6B-like isoform X1, producing MDVLRRILRRKAPQVAPEPEGGSCQHPQTESRPSIPMAWEAAPGHPRRCLFTRRKPAPRAGAERRETTSRPRWRWPKFSLGRQDTAHGRNQARQLWVCFCWKASPQPSRVGQQEASPGQELGDRCPSSSTGAGGESSRSLEAPCNTEAECSSTAARVTLCPCLSDAEIPTDQSEKKDLAPEEKAEEDEDRATEGEEEEEDLETEEEEKQEEEVLTTEKEEEVEDLAIKEEEDMTTEEEEDLDTVEKENLSAEEEEEEEEEENLSAEEEEEEQRTCLQKRRRKTCLQRRRRICQQKRRRRSSP
- the LOC135977346 gene encoding protein FAM133-like isoform X2; the protein is MDVLRRILRRKAPQVAPEPEGGSCQHPQTESRPSIPMAWEAAPGHPRRCLFTRRKPAPRAGAERRETTSRPRWRWPKFSLGRQDTAHGRNQARQLWVCFCWKASPQPSRVGQQEASPGQELGDRCPSSSTGAGGESSRSLEAPCNTEAECSSTAEIPTDQSEKKDLAPEEKAEEDEDRATEGEEEEEDLETEEEEKQEEEVLTTEKEEEVEDLAIKEEEDMTTEEEEDLDTVEKENLSAEEEEEEEEEENLSAEEEEEEQRTCLQKRRRKTCLQRRRRICQQKRRRRSSP